From the genome of Delphinus delphis chromosome 8, mDelDel1.2, whole genome shotgun sequence, one region includes:
- the SPDYC gene encoding speedy protein C: MSDAQDPATIPAVGTQVKLRGWSRQGEGGESFHFRRHEELQAFLSLLEHSFLQDFLSKDPCFQISDKYLLAMVLVYFRRANLQLSEYTHSNLFLALYLANDMEEDLEDPKSVIFLWALGQDWHHRVSDFLCQRDKLWARMGFRAVVRRQSCEEVMAKEPTHWAWTRERHPHHGRAQRSYPKTQIPLPRGPGLSPPHCPLCGLPPCHSHRCHHPCPLPVISKCPSQNPERHRPPSQACLSVAGDSWSGAFLIVLPTQLQLEPGTYTLHIFSKLLPCPRR, translated from the exons aTGAGTGATGCCCAAGATCCTGCCACAATCCCTGCGGTTGGCACCCAGGTGAAGCTGAGGGGCTGGAGCCGTCAAGGGGAGGGGGGTGAGTCTTTCCATTTCCGCCGGCACGAGGAGCTCCAGGCCTTCCTCAGCCTTCTGG AGCACAGTTTCCTCCAGGATTTCCTCTCCAAAGATCCCTGTTTCCAGATTTCAGATAAG TATCTCCTGGCCATGGTGCTGGTCTACTTCCGGCGCGCCAACCTGCAGCTCAGCGAGTACACCCACAGCAATCTGTTCCTGGCACT GTACCTTGCAAATGACATGGAGGAAGACCTGGAGGACCCCAAAAGCGTGATTTTTCTGTGGGCCCTGGGCCAAGATTGGCATCATCGAGTGTCAGACTTCCTGTGTCAGAGGGACAAGCTGTGGGCACGGATGGGCTTCAGGGCTGTGGTGAGACGCCAGAGCTGCGAGGAG GTAATGGCCAAGGAGCCGACCCACTGGGCCTGGACTCGAGAGAGACATCCCCACCACGGCAGGGCTCAGAGGAGCTACCCAAAGACCCAGATCCCCCTCCCCCGGGGCCCCGGCCTCTCTCCACCCCACTGTCCCCTGTGTGGCTTGCCCCCTTGCCACAGCCACCGctgccaccacccctgccccttgCCTGTCATATCCAAGTGCCCTTCCCAAAACCCTGAGCGGCACCGCCCTCCCTCCCAAGCTTGTCTCTCAGTGGCTGGAGACTCCTGGAGTGGGGCCTTCCTCATTGTCCTGCCCACCCAGCTGCAACTGGAGCCAGGCACCTACACCCTCCACA TCTTCTCAAAGCTGCTGCCGTGCCCTCGGCGCTGA